The Gardnerella leopoldii genomic interval GCATGTACACCGACATTATAGGGGGCTACGGTATTCGAAATGTGCCATCTTCAATGAAGGAAACCATGAAACGCATAAATAATTGGCTTATCGGAGATGTTATATCAAATACAAAAAATGCTGTAACTAAATATCGTCGTTCGCAATATCGTCGTTCGAAATACTCAAGAGGTAAATATGATCGTAAATAATATTCGTGATATCGATTTTGGAATTCTGCAGGAATTTGCCAATGACGTAAGAGTCACAGACATGGTTGTAAGCGAGTCTGGTCGTGTGTGGGTAGATTGTGGACAAGGTCTTAAGGAACGCGCAACTCGAGTTCCGCTTAACAACCCTGCTTTGTTAAGAGAATATGCTGTATGGCTTTGTGCACAATTAGGCAAAAGACTGGATGATGCGTGTCCTATTGCTGATGCTTCAAGTACTTCTGGCATTCGCATACATGCTGTTTTAGCGCCACTTGTATCTCAAGGAGCAGCATTGTCAATTCGTTTTCCTTCAATTAATCGTTATGATCTTGTTTCTTTGAGTGATCAAGGCATGTTTCCAAAAGAATTGTCTTGTATTCTAAGCGTTCTAGTTAAAAAGCGAGCAAATATAATGATCACTGGAAGTACTGGATCTGGGAAAACCACACTTATGAAGGCTTTGTTGGCTGCTGCTGATTGCGAAGATCGTATTGTATCTGTTGAAGAAATTAGAGAGCTTGGCGAGTTGACACAAAATCATGTTTCGTTAAGTGCGCGAGAAGCTAATGTAGAAGGTGTAGGAGAAATTGGCTTATCTCAATTAGTAAAAGCAACATTGAGAATGCGTCCGGATCGCATTATTCTTGGTGAATGTCGTGGGGAAGAAATTGCTGATTTGTTGAGAGTGTTTACTTCCGGGCATAAGGGTGGAATGACAACTCTTCATGCAGATGAAATAGAAAAAGTTCCCGCTCGTCTTATGGCATTAGGGTTATTGGCTGGGTTGGAGCCTGCAGCTTTATGTGCTTTAGCTGCTGGAGCATTCGATGTTGTTATTCATGTAGAGAGATCCTCTAACGGGCGTCGAATGATCAAAGAACTCGGTATTTTGCAATACGCTTCTAGCGCTTCGTTGCTGTGCGGCGTTCCCGTTTTGCAATTATCTTGTGGAATTGACGGCAGTATTGTCATGAAATTTTTGCCTGCATGGGTTAAGTTTTCAAATTATTGGAATCTTCCCGAAAATATGACCAGCATATGTGTTGACAGTTCAAATAATTAGTAGTCGATTGTGTTGCTTGGAGCATAAAAATGGATATTGAAGAAGTTCTTGCTGGAATGATTGCTGCATTACGTTCTGGTTCTACTTTTGCAATGATTGTTCACAGTGACTCTAAGTCTCAACAATGTATTTGCAGTAGTGCAGTTAATACAAAAATTATTTATAAATGGCTTTATGAACGTTGTTTTCCAAAGAAGCGCAATATGAATAAGACTCAACGTCGTCAGCTTGAAAAACATATGCATACTGTTTCTGAAAGTCTTATGGCTTCATATGAATTGAGTAATACTCTTGGTTGCGCTATGGCAGAATGTGTGGAAGCTACGGCAGCGTCATATCATGCTCAGAAGCGTGCAGAAGATTTACGTGCTGACGTAGCTGCAATGCCAAAAGCAACAATAAAATTACTTACTGCTCTACCTATTTTGGCTCTTTTTGCTGGTGAATTACTAGGTGGGCACCCTATTTTGATGTTAATTACAACAGTAAATGGATGGATTTTATTAACAATAGGTGGAATATGTTATGGATTGGGTTTGGCGTGGGTTAGTTCTATGTTGCAAATATCTCAGCATGCAATGGATGCTGCTTCTCTGGAAGGATGATTTATGGAGTCCACAAAGCAGCTTTTGTTTATTGTTCCATTGTTTGTTGTAATTGTTTGGCAATGGGTGAGTTTGAAATTAGAGTGCGATTCATTAGATAATCGTATGCGCTTTAACAGTAAAATTATGCTATTTAAATACGAATGGCGTAATTCAAAAGTTTCATATGTAGATCCTCTTCTTGGTTTACATATGATTATTGTTTCACTTCGTAGTGGTGTTGCTATTACTAGGGCTCTTAGTGCTGTTGGGCAAGTGTTTCCTTGCGGTCAAGGCATGTGGCTTTGCTCTGTTTCCAATGCTTTACTTGCAGGAGATACGTGGCATGAAGCATGGTCTTCTACTTATACTAGACAAGATAATTTTGAATTAGAAAATAAATCAAAATTTACTAATCGTAAAAACTTAGATTCTTCAGAAATATTAGCTAGATGGTTAATGACATCTTTAAAAGAATCATGGTGTTATGGTTCATCTCCAGTTCCTGTATTGTCTGCACTTGCTCAACATTATGAGAGAAATATGGCCAATATTGCTAGACAAGAAAGTTCTAGGTTGTCTGTGCGATTGCTGCTTCCTGTTGGATTATGTTTTTTGCCATCTTTTATATGCATAGGAATTTTGCCAACAGTTATGTCACTTATGCGCTAGCTTTTTAAAAATAAATTTCTAGAAAAATAAATTAGCTTTTATCCACAATGCAATTTTTTTATTTTCATTCGCAAAACAAGTTGTAATAATATTTCTATCCGAAAATTTCGGATAGTTTGAAGTGAAAGGTACAAGATGATGGTTGGGATAATGCAAAAACTTGTTGCACGATGCTCTGTGTCTATGCTTCAAGTAAATGAACAATTAGTGAATATTGAGTCATGTTTGTGTCAAAAAAGAAAATTGTACGCTGACGGTCTTAAAAATAAGGATTCTGGAGCTGTAACAGCTGAATATGCAGTAGTTATTATTGCTGCCACTGGTTTTGCTGCACTGCTAGTTGCTATTTTGAAATCAGATACGGTTCGCACAACGTTGACAGATTTAGTTAAAAAAGCATTGAAAATCGGCTAACGGCATGCTTTAGCGGATGAAATGAGCTTATGATGCGGAAAGTTATTGTGTGCAAAAGGTTGTTGCGCAAAATTAGTGATTATGACAGAGGGACGGTAACTGCTGAATTTTCTATTGTTTTGCCTTGTGCATTAATACTGTTATTTGTATTGATTGGCATAGGTAGAGCAGTTGTATGTACTATGAATTGTCATGATGCTGCTGCGCAAGTTGCGTATTATCTTGTGACTCATAAGGACGATAAAGCTGCCGCAAGTATCGTGCAGTCGGTCGCAGGTCAAGGAGCGTCGGTGAAAATAAGTCGTAGCAATAATATGGCGAATATTGTTGTTAAATGTCCTCTTATTCCTGATCCTCTTCATATTTTGCCGCCTCTAGTGGAAAGTCATGTAAGCCAGGTTTTAGTATGAGTAGGCGCAAGAATTTTGTGAAGCATTCAATAAATTTCATTCATAAGCGATGTAAGGGCATCGACTGCGGTTCTGGCACTATGCTTGGCATTATGCTAGTGATCGCAGTCTGCTCAATACTAGTGCTTTCTGCTATTTTATGTAATGTTCTCGGAGCTAAACATCAAGCTTATGCTGTTGCAACTTCTGCTGCTTTATCTGGTGCTTCTGCGTTGCAAAGGATGGAGGATAATGCGTGTGAGGTTGTTGCGCGTACTGTTGCTTCAAGCAATGCTTTTTTGAAATCTTGCAACTCTACTAGTAATGATGTAACTGTTCGTGTTTCTGTTGGGCTGAATATTCCATTTGCTTCTAACGTGGAAGTTTCTGCTAGAGCAGGACTAGAAGATTGCAATAAGTAGTGAGTAGCAAAAACGAATATAAATATCAGCAGTCGGGTGGCGGCTGCTGATAGTCTTAACTAAGATATATCGGGGAAATAGTTAGGTCGCGGTAGGTTAGGAAACATGGCACTTGCACTGTATCGTAGATATCGCCCTGACACGTTTGATGGTGTTATTGGGCAGGATCAGGTTACCATACCTTTGTCTAGAGCATTAGACCAAGGGAAAATAACGCATGCATATTTATTTTCTGGACCACGTGGATGCGGTAAAACAAGTTCTGCGCGAATTTTAGCTCGCTGCATTAATTGCGAAAAAGGACCAACTTCGCACCCATGCGGAGAGTGCCAAAGCTGTAAAGATTTAGCTACTGGCGGTGCCGGTTCCATCGACGTTGTAGAGATTGATGCTGCAAGCCATAACGGTGTCGATGATGCTAGAGAGTTGCGTGAGCGTGCAGGCTTCGCTCCTGCTCGTGACCGTTATAAGATTTTCATTCTCGATGAAGCTCATATGGTTACACAGCAAGGTTTTAATGCTTTGCTTAAGATTGTAGAAGAGCCGCCTGAACATGTAATGTTTATTTTTGCTACCACTGAGCCGGATAAAGTTATTGGCACTATTCGTTCGCGTACACACCATTATCCTTTCAGACTTGTGCCTCCAGAGGTAATGTCTCCATATCTTGAAGATATTTGCAAAAAGGAAGGTATTCTGCCACAGGCGGGAGTTCTTCGCCTTGTTATGCGCGCTGGTGCGGGATCAATGCGAGATACGTTATCTGTGCTCGATCAGCTTATGGTGGGTGCTGTTGATGGTTCAATTTCTTTGGATTCTGCGGTTGCTTTATTAGGTTTTACGCCTAATTCATTGATTAGCGAATTCATTGACGATCTTATTAATCATGATGGTGCTTCGATATACGATGTAGTTCGTCGCGTTATTGTTGGAGGCTACGATACTCGTAAGTTTGTAGAAGATTTATTAGGTAGAGTTCGTGATTTGTTGCTTATGGTATCTGCAGGCCCTAAAGCGGCTTCAAGCTTACTTAATGATGTTTCTCCAGAAGATTTGGAAATATTGAATAAGCAATCTGCAAGCATGACATTGCATGATTTAGCACGTATGGCTCAAACAATTAATGATGCTTTAAGTGCAATGGCTAGTGCAATTTCTCCTCGCATGAATTTGGAAATTTTAGTTGCTCGTTTGCTTGCAGACAGCGAAACTTCAAATACTGTTGCAACTAATTTGCGCATCAATAACGTGCAACAACAAAATATTTCCACTTCTAAGCAGAATATTCAAAATAAAGTATCTTCTGGTGCTCATTTCGTAGGTTCTACAAGCAATAAGAAATATGTTTCTGCAGATAGTGAGAATAATAGTACTTCAAATTCTTCACTACCTTCTGAAACTACAGCATCGCCTATTGCTAAAGCAGAAACGCAATCTGCTACAAACACAAAAGAAACGGAATCTAAAAAAGTGTTTTTGAACGATGCACATAATGCTAATTCAAAGAATGATTCCATGGATACTGATGCAATGTGGGATAAAGTAGTTTCAAAATTGCCTGATGACGTACGTGAGTATGTAACTCGTGAGTATGTTCCTACAGTGCAACTTACTTCAGCACAATCAGGTCGACAGCGTCTTATTTTGACTTTTAATGAGCCTATGAGTCAACATGCGTTTGCGCTCGCAGTATGCACTACTTCTCCATATGATGGACAAAAAGTGCCAAAAGTAGTAATGAATGAAGTGCATGAGATATTTGGCACGCAAGTAATGATTGCTCCTGCACCAGTTGCTGCTAATGGTGAACAAGTAGAATCTGTTGCTCGAATGGATCCGCAGAAGCTTGCAAAAGTTAAGCGCGATATTTTATTGCGTAAAACAGGTATATCTGCTGGTTTTAGTAATAAAACTGATTCTGATAGCAGCGGAATAAATAAAAATCCGACTAAAAAAGAATCTTCGGGTTTTAGTGGCGCTGATGGCTCCGCAGCATCAGTAGCTTCTGAAAATACTGCGGATGAGCTAAGTGATGTTGCGAATGCGGATGATGATGTTTGGGCAGACATGTCGTCTATGCCTATGTCGGATGTGATTGCAATGCCAGAAAACTCTTCTTCTGAAGAGTCTTCTTCTAAAGACTCTTCTATTGAAGATGAGCCTATGAATCATGATGACGAGATTACAATACATAAGAGTTCGCATTCTCATAACCGAGATGAAGCTATTTCTGGTGTCTTGGATCAAGCTAAACTACAGTCTCAAGTTCAGAATGCAACTAATACTTCAGAATTGTCTGCTGAATCAATTCAGACTACTGTTTCTCCTACGAATGGAGCTACTGCTGACGAATGTTCAATGGACGATGCTTCATTAGAATCAGCAACATCTGTAAGCACTGATGAGCTTAAACAAATTTTTGAAGTTAAATCTGTTGAAGAATTTGCTTCCACTGATCCTAAAAATCCTAAAAATGCGATTATGAGCGTTAAGAAAAAGCAAGAGGAGTAGTTTACAGTGCATAATTCATCGTCATATGATGGAGCAATTGGTCGCTTAATTGAAGCATTTTCAAAGCTTCCAGGGATTGGACCTAAAGGCGCTCAGCGTATTGCGTTTTACTTACTTTCTTCCTCGGATAAAGATGTTCAAGAGCTAATAGACGCAATTAATAACATGAAAGAAAGTGTGCGTTTTTGTGATGTATGCGGAAACGTATGTGAGCAGAGTCCTTGCATAGTATGCGCAGATCCTCGGCGTGATCATAGCAAAATTTGCGTAGTTGAAGAACCTAAAGACATTATGAGTATTGAGCGAACTCATGAGTATTCAGGTGTTTATCATGTTCTTGGTGGTGCAATTAACCCAATGGCAAATGTTGGGCCTGGGGACTTAGCAATTACGCAATTACTTGAACGTCTTAAAGATGCAAAAGTTCAAGAAATTATTCTTGCGCTTGATCCTGATATAGAAGGTGAAGCGACTGTTACGTATTTGGCTCGATTGCTCGATCCTCTAGGAATTAAAGTTACTCGCTTGGCAAGTGGATTGCCTGTTGGTGGAGATTTAGAGTATGCGGATGAGATCACTTTAGGTCGTGCATTTTCTGGCCGTCAATCTGTGTAATTTTGAATATTGTTTTTATGTGCACAAATTATTATCAATAAATAGGGCATAGTTGGTAGTCTGATATCGAAGCCATTATTCGGCATATCCTGTGCGTTTATCAATATTGACATGAGCAAGGGGTAAAAATTGGCGCTTATCGTACAGAAATACGGTGGTTCTTCTGTAGCGGATACGGATTCCATACAACGTGTTGCCAAACGCATTCTTTCTACAAAAGCAGAAGGCAATGATGTTGCTGTTGTAGTTTCAGCGATGGGAGATACAACTGACGATTTAATTGATCAAGCAATGAGTGTAAATACTAATCCTCCTGCTCGCGAAATGGATATGCTTATGACAGCAGGCGAACGAATTTCTATGAGTTTGCTTGCAATGGCTATTCATGCTCAAGGATCTCATGCTTATTCTTTTACTGGTTCTCAAGCTGGATTTATGACAGATACTCAGTTCGGAGCTGCGCATATTCGTGCGGTTAAGCCTGATCGTGTCAGAAGAGCTCTTAGCAAAGGCAGTGTTGCAATTGTTGCCGGGTTCCAAGGAATTAACGAAGTTGGAGATGACACGACTCTCGGTAGAGGTGGTTCGGATACTTCAGCTGTAGCTCTTGCGGTTGCTTTAGGTGCTGATATATGTGAGATTTACACGGATGTAGATGGAGTATTTACTGCAGACCCACGTATTGTGCCAACTGCAAAACGTATTCCTGTAATCGATTATGATTCGATGCTTGAAATGTCATCTTGCGGTTCGCGCGTACTTGCTTTGCGTTGTGTTGAGTACGCTCAGCGTTTTGGCATGCCTCTTCATGTTAGAAGTTCATTCTCGCATAGGAACGGAACGCTTATAGTTCCAAATAATATTAATCCGAACGATTTGCCTAATCTGAGTTAGAAAATACAAAACTAAATATTAATAGATAATGTCAAATAATCTTCGAGCTTAAAGGCGGTAACAATGGTAAACCACGATATTCTTTCGACTATGGGCGATTTATTTCCTGATTTAGGTCCGGAAACTCCTGTTATTTCTGGCGTTGCTCATGATCGCAGTGAGGCAATGATTACGGTTCGCGGTATTCCAGATATTCCTGGTATGGCTGCGAAAGTATTTACAACTCTTGCAAAAGCAAATGTAAATATTGACATGATTGCGCAAGCAAGTGCTTCTACTGGTACAGCAGATATTTCTATTACTGCTCCAGGAGCGTCAATGGAAGCAGTCCGTAAAGTTCTAGAAGAAGCGCATGATGAATTGAAATTTACTTCTATGGATGTCGTTCCAGTAGTAGGAAAAGTAGCTGTTGTTGGCGTTGGTATGAAAACACATTCAGGTCTAGCTGCTACCTTCTTCACTGCGCTAAGTGAACATGGTATAAATACTTTGATGATTTCTACTTCGGAAATTCGTATTGCTGCCATGGTTCCTGTTGAACAAATTGATGAAGCTGTTCGTGCTTTGCATACTGCTTACGGTTTGGACGCAAGCCAAGTTGAAGCAGTAGTGTACGGCGGAAGCGGGCGCTGAAGCAATTTAAATTATTAAATTAACTAAATTATTAAATTAACTAAATTGTAGAATTGTAAAAACTGTAGAAATTATACGTACTTACTTTTAGGGGAGTCTCGATGACAATTATCAACGAAAAAGGCGTGAACGTGGCAGTGCTCGGCGCAACTGGCCAAGTTGGTATGGTAATGCGTCGAGTGCTTGACGAGCGCGATTTTCCAATAAAAGATTTACGTTTTATGGCTTCCGCTCATTCTGCTGGCACAGTTTTGCAATATCGTGGCAAAGACGTAGTCGTAGAAGATGTAGAAAAAGCAGATTTGCACGGAATTGACATAGCTATTTTTTCTGCAGGCGGCGGAACTTCAAAAATTTGGGCTCCGAAATTCGCTGAAGCTGGCGCAATTGTAGTAGATAATTCTTCGCAATGGCGTATGCATAACGATGTGCCTTTGGTAGTTGCGGAAGTAAACCCTGAAGATTTAGATACTATTCCAAGAGGAATAGTAGCAAATCCAAATTGCACAACTATGGCTTGCATGCCTGTATTAAAGCCGCTTGCTGATGCTTTTGGATTAAAACGTTTAATAGTTTCGTCTTATCAAGCTGTTTCTGGCGCCGGTCGAGCAGGTGCTTTGCAACTCATGAATGAGGCTCAAGCTGCATTAAACCAAGGAGCAGATAAACTCGTTTTCGACGGTAGTGCAATAGATTTCCCTGAACCTACAAAAGTTGCTCGTACTATTGCTTTTAATGTAGTGCCTTTTATTGGTTCAATAGTTGATGACGGTTCTGAAGAAACTGACGAAGAACAAAAATTGCGCAATGAAAGCCGTAAGATTTTGCATTTGCCAAATCTTGCAGCCTCATGTACTTGTGTGCGCGTAGGTGTTTTCACTGGTCACGGCATGAGTGTAAACGCTGAGTTTGAGCATGATGTAACTCCAGACATGGCTCGCGAAGTATTAAGCAAGGCTGAAGGAGTTGAGCTTAACGATATTCCTACTCCTCAGCTAGCGGCAGGAAAGTCTGCAAGTTATGTTGGTAGAATTAGGCAAGACCAAGCGATCGATGGAAATAAGGGATTGGCACTTTTCATCACTAACGATAATTTGCGAAAAGGTGCTGCACTAAATGCTGTGCAATTGGCTGAAATTATTGCTAAAAAGCGTAATTTCCTAAACTAATTATGGTTATATTGCGCTCGCGATTATGTAAGATTTTGCGTAAACTGGAATTATGTCAATAGCATCTGAAGAAATACAGCAGCAACTCGATCGTATAGTGGCACTTGGGTATCCAGATGTGGCTGATATGAGTGCCGATGCTTTTCGTAAGTTGGCAAATCCTATATTGTGTGCGCTTGAAAATAGTAGTTTAGGTGCGAATATTTTATTGGTTCCTACGCGTGAATTAGTTTCGCCTGAATCGTTGATTTCTCGTACGAGTATTAATCGCATGGCTGGATTCACCACTATGCCTCCGCGAGATATCATAAGTTTTCTTCCCAAAGACGGGTATGAGTTTCCTAAAGGCCCGTTCTATATAGTCGTCGATCCACATACTGGCTCATCGTATTTGAATCGAGAGCCTGATGTCGCTCGTAAGCTTATTGATTCTGATGAACGTTTGCCTCTTACTCTTGAGGAAGGGCTTGCTATTGCAACACAGCATCCAGATTGGCTTGAAAGCAAGAATGGATTTAATTTGCTTGGTTCGCAAAGCGCAGATGGGCGTGTGCCAAGTATATGGATGAGTCAGTGTGCTCCGCGTTTAGGTGCTGTTTGGCCAAATTCTCGTCATACTTGGCTTGGTAATGCATATTGCATGGAAAGATGTGGAGTGTCGTCGCTGAAGTAAGTTAGCGAATTTTGCGCTCATTTAGTAAAATAGTACGAAATATAACGGTAGATAATACAAATAAAGAGAAGTTGAATTTTTATAGTTTCTCATATTGTGAAGGTGCATTGTGGCATATATAACTTTTGATCATGTAGTGAAAGAATACCCATCAGGTTCTGGTGCTGTGCGAGCTTTAGATGATGCCAGTTTTACTGCACAAAGCGGTGAGCTTACAGTAATCTTAGGTGCATCTGGCGCTGGAAAAACTACAGCATTAAATATTTTGGGCGGTATGGATACTGCGACAAGCGGTCGTGTTGTTGTTGGCGATTGCGATGTTACTAAGCTAAAAGGTCGTAATTTGGTTCGCTACCGCAGAGAAGACATTGGTTTTGTTTTTCAATTTTATAATTTAGTTCCAAATTTAACTGCTCTTGAAAACGTAGAGCTAGCTTCGCAAATTTGTGCAGATCATTTTGACCCTGCTCAAACGCTTATTGATGTTGGCTTGAAAGAAAGGCTTCATAATTTCCCAGCGCAACTTTCTGGCGGTGAGCAGCAACGCGTATCTATTGCGCGCGCTCTTGCTAAAAAACCTAAACTATTGCTATGTGACGAGCCTACTGGTGCTTTGGATTATGAAACAGGTAAGGCAGTATTGCAATTATTGCAAGATATTTGCCGAACTGAAGGCATGACAGTGCTGATTATTACTCATAATGCTGCCATTGCTCCGATGGCTCACAAAGTTGTTCGTTTCCGTTCTGGAAAAGTTGTAGACGAAACTGTGCAAGAACATCCTATGGCTATAGCCGATATTGAGTGGTGATTAGGTGGTTGTTATGCGGAAAGTAGCAGCAGTTTCAAAGCAATCTGATAATAAAAATGCCAATAATGGTGGTGAAGTTAAGCGCATGCATTCGTTGCTGCCAATAGTATTTATTAGCGCAATTAGAATGTGGGTTCGCGAATGGCGCCGCTTTTGCGTTCTTGCGGTTATTGCAATGCTTGGCGTTGCTGTTATGACTGGTATTTATGCAGGATGCAACGACATGTTTCTCGCTACTAACGATATGTATGCGAAATTGCATGCTTATGATTTGCAAATCGTATCTACTCTTGGTTTAACTAAAGACGATGTTGCAGCATTACGCGCGTTGCCAAGTGTGAGTGAAGTTGAAGCAGAGCGTTCTTGGAAAGCAACAGCGCACGCAACAGATGATGCAAAGTCTTCATACGCAATGAATTTCGTGCATTATGTAGAATCACAAAAAAATCTTAATCGCTTGCATTTGCTTAAGGGCAACATGCCTAAAAATAATAGTGAAGCTGTTGTAACTCAGCGATTTTTACACGATAGTGGATTGAGCATTGGCAATGTGATAGTAGTCAACGTGCAGCAAAATGCGGGCGTTGGAAGTCTTGGTTCTTCTAATTCAAAGTCTAAAACTTATCGTTTACGCATAACTGGTAGCGTGCTAGATAGCAACGATTTAAACAATCCTGATGGCTATCAATCTAAAGCATTTCGTAACTCTGTGACGTCTAGATACCCAATATTTACTTCTGCTGCTCCTGATAACGTGACTAGCTTGCCGTATACAGCAATATCGGTGCGTTTGAATGATGCTCAACGTGTCAATGTTTTTTCTAAAGATTATCGTGGCATCGTCGACGATGCGTCTGAACAGATTCAAGAACGCGTGCAATCTAAACGCGAAACAGCTCGACGTAATCAAATTATCGACAAACAAGTTAATTTAGAATTAAAAAATATTATTGCAAACGATCCCAGGCTTCAGCGCGCTCCAAATTTTGTTAAAGAGCAAGCAAAAAAGCAAATTTGTAAACAAATTAAGTCAGAGATTCAAAAACGTGTTCCTCAAGCTCAATGGCATATATCTACTCGCATAGCTAACGATAGTTATGCGAGTTTGCGTTCTGATGTTGCTTCAATACAGTCACTTGGATACGCTTTCCCAGCAGTATTTCTTGTTGTAGCAATGATGATGAGTTTA includes:
- a CDS encoding DUF5701 family protein, with the translated sequence MSIASEEIQQQLDRIVALGYPDVADMSADAFRKLANPILCALENSSLGANILLVPTRELVSPESLISRTSINRMAGFTTMPPRDIISFLPKDGYEFPKGPFYIVVDPHTGSSYLNREPDVARKLIDSDERLPLTLEEGLAIATQHPDWLESKNGFNLLGSQSADGRVPSIWMSQCAPRLGAVWPNSRHTWLGNAYCMERCGVSSLK
- a CDS encoding ABC transporter ATP-binding protein; this translates as MAYITFDHVVKEYPSGSGAVRALDDASFTAQSGELTVILGASGAGKTTALNILGGMDTATSGRVVVGDCDVTKLKGRNLVRYRREDIGFVFQFYNLVPNLTALENVELASQICADHFDPAQTLIDVGLKERLHNFPAQLSGGEQQRVSIARALAKKPKLLLCDEPTGALDYETGKAVLQLLQDICRTEGMTVLIITHNAAIAPMAHKVVRFRSGKVVDETVQEHPMAIADIEW